The Rubripirellula reticaptiva DNA window TGGCCTAGCGGACACCGCCAGACGGTCACGAATGTTGCGACCAACACCGCGCATATCGTTGTCGAGGGAATCGAATAACGTCCTTCGATCGCGAATTGCCGAATGCTTTAAGGCGAAAGATCGTCCGCTACCGTAAAATAACACACCCAATATGCGCAAAACCTCATTGCCATTCTGGCTTGCGGGGATTCAACTGTCCAACTGTGTAAGTTGGCTGCACCAAAGGCGGAGTGACTTCACAGCCGTTCTATCTCAACATTCCCGTGGATTTCTTATCTTATGTTCAATTTCATCAAGCTCGCAGCCATAACGGTACTAATTCTACCATTCGTCATCGGTTGTGGAGTCGGAGCAGACACCACCGCCACGTCAACCGGCGTTGATGACAGTGTCGTCCATTCGCAAGAAACGATGGACGCGATGGAAGCCGACTATAAAGCTCAAATGCGAAGCGAGTAGTCGTTTTGCGTCTGTAAATAACAGCGTGTTTTTGTTCGCCCGTGTTTTTGCGCGGATCGAATTTTTTGCTTTTGTCTTATTTGGAAGGTGTTTAATGAAGAACTTTAGAAAGGCTCGGACTGGCTTTACGCTAGTCGAGTTGCTGGTCGTCATCGCCATCATTGGCGTGCTGGTCGGCCTGCTCTTACCCGCTGTCCAAGCGGCTCGTGAAGCGGCGCGACGAATGAGTTGCAGTAACAACTTCAAGCAACTTGGACTTGGACTGCACAACTACCATTCGGCGTTCAAGAAGCTTCCCAAACAGAGCGGCGGTACTTACGAAAACCCAGGTAATCGCAACCTTCAGAGTTTTCTGATCGGATTGACGCCGTTCATCGAACAGCAAGCGATTTGGGAAATGATCGCTAATCCCCGCGCAGTGAATCACAACGGCTCCGCGAAGAGCCCGGTATTCCCAGCGATGGGCCCTGTGCCGTGGGACCGAAACTACACGCCGTGGGTTACGCAAATCGGTACCTACCGGTGCCCAAGCGATCCCAATCAACCACCGGCGAACTTTGAAGGCTTCACCAACTACGCCGCTTGCATTGGTGACGGAATCGCTAGTAACAATCACTCATGCATTGATCAAAACGGACTTGAATTGGGTTGGTGTACACCACGTCGCGGATCCTACAATCGAGGGTTCTTCCAAACGCGGTACCAAACGTCATTTCGGGACATACTGGACGGGCTTAGCAACACCATTGCGTGTGGCGAAATCCTAACAGACAACGGCACCCTTGAAGTCAATTCGACGGTAGTCAATCGAGGCAACGATGCATCCTTTTTCATCACGCCATCGAACTGTGAAAGCACGATCGACCCGCTTCGCCCGAGCTTCCACGTGCAAGGTACGAATACCAACAATTGGGGTTCGTCCCAGAACAAGGGAATGCGATGGACCGATGGTCGTCCTGTAATGACAAGTGTCACAACAATCATGGCACCCAACAAAGTCAGTTGTGCTTATTCGGGTGACGGATCCGATGGAATGTTTACCGTCGGTAGCCGCCACCAAGGTGGTGCCCACGTCTTGATGGGTGACGGAGCAGTGAAGTTCATCACCGATTCGATCGAAGCCGGTGATAAAAACGCGAACTCACCCGCTTGGCCAGTGAACACCTCAACGACTCCACCAGGTGGCCAAAGCCCCTATGGACTTTGGGGTGCACTTGGTACTCGCGATACCCGAGAAAACGTTGCCGTTCCTGACTGATCAGCCTGCTACATCAACGCAAGACTTAGAAACCCGCGGGAGCCTTCTCGCGGGTTTTTTCATGCGCGGTTCGTTTGTTGGGCTGCAACGAAGATCGGGACCCCGCCATTGCCCCCCGATGGGACTTCGATTCCACCAGCGCGACGATCAATTGAAATTCGTTGCAGGAATCCTCTTCAAAATCAATCAATGGACTTGGTGTTTCGGTTCCAGTAGACTTGGTCTTCCCACCTAGCCTTCCCACCTAAAAATCCCACAGTTCTCCGATGTGGATTCTTCGCCTCGCGGCCTCTTGCATGATCCCCGTTGCGTTTTGCGCTGCTGCGATGAATGTCGGCGCAGGCACTGCGTGTGCTGATGAAAAAGACGCAGCGATTGCAGCCTGGGAATCGACCTACCAAAGCGACGTTTTGCCGATTTTGCGAGAACGTTGTGCTGAATGTCATCGTGGGGACGAGGCGGACGGTGGATTTGACCTCGACCGCTTCGCCAAATCCACGAGGCTTGCCAAAAAGTCGGATGTTTGGGATTCGGTTGGCAAACGACTTCGTCTAAACGAAATGCCACCCAGTGGAAGCCCTGGACTCAACGACCATCAAAAATCGATTTTGCATCGCTGGCTGGACGCGAAACCGGGACAAGATTTGTGCAACCAAATTGCAACCGACGAAACGAAAGCGTGGTACCGCGGTTATGTGATGAGTCGGCGTTTGACTCGGACGGAATACGTCAATGCGATGCGTGACCTGATTGGCATCGCAATCCGTGATCCATCGTCGATTCCTTCGGATGGATCCGGCGGCGAAGGCTTCGACACGGCGGGGGATTCATTGTTCACGTCAACGATCCATATTGAGCAGTACTTGTCGCTCGCTTCACAAATGATCGACTCGATCTTGTTGGCACCAGCCCAGAATGCCAGTGAAGGTCGCTCACCCGATCAACTCGCCGCGCGTGAACGACTGTTCGCCCCGACTGACAAAAACAGCACGTTGGATCGTAACGCAGCAAGTACGATCGTGTCGACGTTTGCCAGACGTGCCTGGCGCCGACCGATCGGCTCCGAAGAACTTGAACGCTTGCTTGCTCTCTACGATCACGCAAAGTCGAGAGACGCAGAATTTGACACGGCCGTTGGTCAATCTTTGAAGGCAGTACTGATCTCCCCGAACTTTTTGTTTGTCGTTGAAACCGAGACTGCCAAAGGTGGGGTCCAGCGTCTTACCCCCCATCAATTGGCGACCCGAATGGCGCTGCTTATTTGGTCGTCCATTCCGGATGACGAGTTGCTAGACGCCGCCGACGCAGGCGAACTTGACACCGACGAACAGGTGATCGCACAAACGCGTCGCATGCTGGCCGATCCGAAAGCTCGTGCGATCGGCGAGAACTTTGGCCTGCAGTGGCTCGGATTGGCAAATTTCATGACCGCCGTCCGTCCCGACGATGAAGTCTATCCAGAGTTCAACGAACAACTTGCTGGTGATCTACGCGAAGAAGCCATCCGAATGGTTTGGAGGCTGTTCAGTGAAGATCGTTCGCTTTTAGAAGTCATCGACAGCGACTCGATTGAAATCAACGGGCGTCTTGCTTCACACTACGGCGTCAACTTGCCCGACGACTCGTCGTGGCAGCGAGTCAAGACAAACGATCGACGTCGAGGCGGCGTGATCACGTTGGGCGCGGTGCTGATGTCGTCGTCGTATCCGCGGCGGACCAGTCCGGTTCTGCGAGGACGATGGATGTTGGAAGAAGTGCTTGGTGACCGTGTTCCGCCACCACCACCGGGTGTTCCCGCACTCGACGCTGTCGTCGCCGAACGACCGATGACACTACGCGAGCGACTGGAACTGCATCGCCAGAGCCCTGTCTGTGCATCATGCCACGACCGAATGGATCCACTAGGCTTCGGCCTAGAAAACTTCGACGGACTAGGTCGATGGCGGGACAAGGATGGTGAGGCGGACATCAATGCAACAGGAAAACTTCCAAGCGGCGAATCATTCGACGGTCCGGAACAGTTGAAACAAATCCTGATGACAAGGTCATCGGACTTTGAGACTCATTTTGTCAAAAAGATAGTTGGATTTGCCCTTGGGCGAGCACTTTCGAGCTTCGACGACTGCGTCATTCAGGATTGCCGAAAGGCATTGGCCGCCAACGACCACCGGGCGTCCTATGTGCTTGAGACAATCGTAACTAGCTATCCGTTTCAACATCGTTTTTTCAAAGCCGCTGAATCAGCAGCCGAATCTGACGTTCAGCCGTGAACCCAATCGCGAGTGCCAATATGAATCCGATGCAACCAGGCCAACGACGTCCCATCTTGTCACGACGACATTTCTTGCAAGGCAGCAGTGTGATGTTAGGGATGCCGTTGATGGGATCTCTTCACGCAAAAGAAAAGTCTGCCGATGAAACTTCGGCACCGCTTCGCACCGCATTCTTGTACTTTCCCAATGGCGTTTGGGAAAAAGACTGGGTTCCACAGACGACCGGCAGCGACTTCAAGCTTTCTCCTTCACTTGAACCGCTTGCGAAAGTGCGAGATGACATTTTAGTGCTTTCGGGACTCGACAAACTGAACAGCCATAACGGCGATGGCCACTATGCAAAGACGGCCAACTTTTTGACCGGAATGCCTGTCGTGAAAACCACCGGCAAGGACATCAGCAGCGGCGGTGTTTCGGTTGATCAATTGATTGCCAAACATATTGGTAACCAAACGCCGATTCCATCCCTGGAACTGGGAACCGAACCAGTCATCAGCGGCATCGACAGCAATGTTGGATTCACGCGGCTTTACGGGTCGCACATTTCATGGCAAACCGCGACCCGGCCAATCGCAAAAGAGATCAATCCGCACACCGTCTATCAGCGTCTGTTCGGCAAGAAATCGGACACCGACAACCGCGAGGCTGAATCGCACACGAACTTGCTGGACTATGTGCTGGACGATGCCAAACGCATTCGCGGGAAACTGGGACGCGATGACCAATTCAAGATGGACGAGTACTTGGATGCCGTTCGCGCGGTTGAACGAAGAATCGAATTTTCTAGTCGCAATGCAGCGCGTTCCTGGGAACCATCGCCCGAAGAGAAACGTGTCGCTGGAATTGATCCAGGAATGCCGACCGAGTTTCCAGAACACATCGACGTAATGCTGGATTTGATGGTGTTGGCGTTCCAAACCGACTCGACTCGTGTCGCGTCCTTTATGTTTGCTAACGACGTTTCGTCCCGCAACTTCTCATTCATCGATGGCGTGAAAGGCGGACACCATGAACTGTCTCATCACGAAAACAACGACAGCAAGATCGCTCAGTACCAGAAGATCAATCGCTGGCACGTCGAGAAGTTTGCACGGATGCTGGAAAAGATGAAAGCGATCAAAGAGGGCGAGGGCACCTTACTAGACAACAGCATGATCATGTTCGGGTCGAGCTTTTCCGACGGCAACCGACACGACCCCGACAACTTGCCAATCGTGTTGGCTGGTCGTGGTGGCGGTTCATTGAAAACCGGTCGCCACTTGGCTGCCGACGGAATGGTTCCGCTTTGCAATCTGTACCTGTCGATGCTACGGCAACATGGAATCCCGCAAGAGAGCTTCGGCGACAGCAACGGTGAACTAGCCGGCCTGCGCGGTTAAACGGCGCAATAAAACGGCAAAGCTAGGTTGACCGCGTTCTATTCGGACAGTCCGCGGCGGGCTCGCAAACGTGCCACCATTGCAGCAGTCGCGGCAGCGATCAACACAATGCTGAAGGCAAAGTAGCCCAACACAACCTTTAAGTTGCCAAGATTGGCGGGATCACCGTCTGGATTACGTTTTAGATTTTCGTCGAGCGGAATCGAAAACAGTGCGGAAAACGGACTCGTCACGCCCATCCACTGAGCCGACATGATCTGTTCCGGTGCAAAGTCCAGGATCTCCATCAGAGTTGTGATCGTTGGCGGCGCGACATACAGCAGTAGCAAGATGACGTAAGTGCTGAGCAACGCGATGGATGTTTTCTTGGCGAACAACGAACTCGTTAACGCCACCACCGCATTGACCAAACAAACCGCCAAGACAATCGCGAACATGGCGATCACGGCCGCCCAGTTGGACCAAAAACTAGTGTTCAGCGCCGTGCCCAGTAGTAACGGCCACAGCAAGAAGCCCGTCAGAACGGCCGAGATCCGGAAACCGACGACAAACTTACCCCACAGAATTTGCCATGGCGTCAGCGATGTCGTTAGCAACAGGTCAAGCGTCTCGCGTTCTCGTTCGCTTGTCATGCTGCCGGCCAGAAAAACGGGACCGACCAACATATTGAACACGATCACGTAGACCGAAAACCAAGCGCATCGATCCATCATCCAAAACAGAAACACGCCCATCAACGGGATCGCCAAAAGCATGCTGATTTGAATCACCAGCCTTAACATCAGCGTCCCTTGACTGAAGATCTCGCTGTGCATTTCTTTGTCGTAGACAGGGTTGGTTCCGTCCGCCATCAACTCTTGTTTCTTTGGCGGCGCAAACAACCGGTCCGGAAACTGGTCCGGCTGGATCACCAGACCGACCGCTTGTTCGGATTCCTTTTCCAAGTCGATCACATCTTTGCCTTCGCTGCCCACATCCGGCGGGTACAGCATCCGACCGGCAGCAGACGCACACATCAAAATCACCGCCGACAGCACAAATGCCGGAACGACCAAGACTGCCAACTTCAAACGCAATTCGCCATTGCCTTCGAGCGACCACCAAAACAGGACCGCTCCCATCACCAGCGGCAAGATCAACAAATAACTGACTACCAGCGAACTGCTGGTCCGCGAAAAATAGCTGCTACAAAAAACACCGATCGCGCCGAACAGAATGACGGAGACGATCAATCCCAAATACGCCGCCAACACTTCGTAGACGCTAACGCCGCCCAGCGGCAAACACAGCACGATGATCGGCAACGACGCCAGAATCAGCATGCCCAGGTGAGTTAGCGAAGCCACCATCTTGCCGAACACAATCGCCCCCGGACGCAGCGGGCTGGCTAATAACATTTCGTACGTGCGCCGTTCTTTTTCGCCCGTGATCGTGCCCGCAGCAAAGCTTGGCGCCATCAGCGACGCGATCACGTATTGACCCAAAAAGAAAATGTTGACCAGCTTCTTGGCACTCGGTGGGTTGGTCGTCAAATCAAGGCGTTGATCGGTCGGCCAAGCGATCAGAACAACTCCGGCCAACAGCAACTGGTAAACCGCCAGCAATAGAAACGCACGGTTGGTTCGCAAATTGACCAACAGTTCGCGTTGCAGAACAGGATTCTCGAAAACGTACATCAGCGTTCCGCTGGCTTTGGTCGGGATATTCGTCAGCAATGTTCAAAACGAATGCTGCCTAAGATAACCGAGTCTTCGACGCCTCGCCGGCTTGTTCGACAACATAGGTCGGAACGGCATAACCCGGCAAACGTTTCGTCAACTGATCGATCAGGTCGCGTCCAGTCGATTCAGATACTTCGAAATGGGCCGCACCTTGAACACGATCAAGTTGGTGCAAGTAATATGGGCTGATTCGGTGATCAACCAAGCGGGTGCAAAGCTGAGCAAGTGTTTCAACATTGTCATTTACACCTCGCAACAGCACGGCTTGATTCAAGACCGGAATGCCCGCGTCAATCAACTTGTTAGTCGCCGCGACCACGGCGTAATCGATCTCCGCAGCGTGATTGGCGTGGATGACAAACCAAGCCGTCAAACGACTTTGCCGCAGCCGATCAACCAAAGCGTCGGTGACTCGCTGGGGAATGACAACAGGCATGCGAGAGTGAAAGCGAATCCGTTGGACGTGCGGGATCGACTCGATTTTCGATATCAAGGCATCCAGTTTCGCATCAGTAAGCGTAAGCGGATCACCACCACTTAGGATGACTTCGTCAACACTAATGGACTTTTTCAAATACTCGATTGCCGGACGATAGTTGTCATTTTGCGAGCCGGCATCGGAATAGGGAAACTGACGCCGAAAGCAGTAACGACAATGGACTCCGCAAGCCCCCGTCGTTACGACCAGCGCCCGTCCACCGTACTTGTGCAGCAACCCGCCCGCAACAAGCGCCTGCATGTCGCCAACCGGATCGGATGAAAACCCAGGCCGATCAAGGTCATCTTCCGCCGAGATCGGCATGACTTGCATTAGCAGGGGGTCATTGGGATCGCGATGGCGCATTCGGCGGAGAAATTCGAGTGGTACAAAGGTCGGAAAATCCGACTCTCCGTCCGGGGAATTCGCAGCGGGCAGATCAAGGGCCTCACGAAGTTGCGCCGACGACCGAATTGCGCGTTTCATTGCCACTTGCCACGACACGACGTCGGCGAGATCATCCTTGGCCGAGTTGCAACCCATCGGGACAAGACCGGGGGATGTCGCTAGAATTTCGACCGAAGGGATCGCCGAGACACGATTACCCGGACTGGTTGGAAGACCATCGCCCGGCGAATTGGCTGCCAAACGGTCGTCTTGAGTGATTCGACTCAACAAAAATCCCCGCACATTACCCACTCTTCGACTCCCTCTTGAACGGAGCCAGCAAAAACAATGGCTACTTATAACACAAGTGACTTCAAAAAAGGTCTCAAGGTCCAAATCGACGGCGAGCCCTACTTGATGACGGAAATGACGTTCGTCAAACCAGGAAAAGGCAACGCCATGTACAAGTGCCGCCTGAAGAATCTGGTTCGCGGCACCAGCCTTGATCGCACCTACAAGGGTGGTGACTCTCTGGAATCAGCCGACGTCGAAACCACCGCCGTATCGTTCCTGTACCGTCAAGGTGTCGACTATGTCTTCATGAACCAAACGACGTTCGAACAGTACGAAGTGACGCCTGATGTTGCGGGTGAAATTTGGAAGTACCTGCTTGACGGTATGGTCTGCTCGATGACGCTCTACAACGGCAACGCAATCATTGTCGAGCCACCTACCCAAATTGACCTTACCGTCACCGAAACTCAGCCGGGCACGAAGGGAGACACAGCCACCAACGTCACCAAGCCTGCGAAGGTTGAAACGGGCGCTGAATTCCAGGTGCCTGGCTTCATCAAGGAAGGTAACGTCATTAAAGTTGACACTCGCACGGGCGAATACGTCGAACGAGTCAGCAACTAGTCCACCGTCTGCATCAAAGGTTCGCGCATGTTCAACACTCTCTTTCTGCCCGAACTTCGAGAGATGTTGGCTTCGTCGAATCGTGCGGAACTGGAAGAGTTTTGCCAAACTCTGAATGCTGGACGGACAGCCGAGTTCATGGAAGGACTCGCCAACGAAGAAGTTTGGCAGGTCTTACAGTTCGCACCTGCGAATCGACGTGCAGAAATCTTCGGCTACTTCGAGCACGAGCGACAAGTCGCCATGCTGGAGACTCACGAACCGCGTGAGGCCGCAGAGCTGATCGAGCAGATGCCGGCCGACGACCGAGTCGACTTGATCCAAGACCTGACGAGCGATCGAGTCGCACTTGTCTTGCCGCTGTTGCCGATTGGTGTTCGTCGCGACATCCAGCGACTGC harbors:
- a CDS encoding DUF1552 domain-containing protein; the protein is MPLMGSLHAKEKSADETSAPLRTAFLYFPNGVWEKDWVPQTTGSDFKLSPSLEPLAKVRDDILVLSGLDKLNSHNGDGHYAKTANFLTGMPVVKTTGKDISSGGVSVDQLIAKHIGNQTPIPSLELGTEPVISGIDSNVGFTRLYGSHISWQTATRPIAKEINPHTVYQRLFGKKSDTDNREAESHTNLLDYVLDDAKRIRGKLGRDDQFKMDEYLDAVRAVERRIEFSSRNAARSWEPSPEEKRVAGIDPGMPTEFPEHIDVMLDLMVLAFQTDSTRVASFMFANDVSSRNFSFIDGVKGGHHELSHHENNDSKIAQYQKINRWHVEKFARMLEKMKAIKEGEGTLLDNSMIMFGSSFSDGNRHDPDNLPIVLAGRGGGSLKTGRHLAADGMVPLCNLYLSMLRQHGIPQESFGDSNGELAGLRG
- the efp gene encoding elongation factor P is translated as MATYNTSDFKKGLKVQIDGEPYLMTEMTFVKPGKGNAMYKCRLKNLVRGTSLDRTYKGGDSLESADVETTAVSFLYRQGVDYVFMNQTTFEQYEVTPDVAGEIWKYLLDGMVCSMTLYNGNAIIVEPPTQIDLTVTETQPGTKGDTATNVTKPAKVETGAEFQVPGFIKEGNVIKVDTRTGEYVERVSN
- a CDS encoding DUF1592 domain-containing protein, yielding MWILRLAASCMIPVAFCAAAMNVGAGTACADEKDAAIAAWESTYQSDVLPILRERCAECHRGDEADGGFDLDRFAKSTRLAKKSDVWDSVGKRLRLNEMPPSGSPGLNDHQKSILHRWLDAKPGQDLCNQIATDETKAWYRGYVMSRRLTRTEYVNAMRDLIGIAIRDPSSIPSDGSGGEGFDTAGDSLFTSTIHIEQYLSLASQMIDSILLAPAQNASEGRSPDQLAARERLFAPTDKNSTLDRNAASTIVSTFARRAWRRPIGSEELERLLALYDHAKSRDAEFDTAVGQSLKAVLISPNFLFVVETETAKGGVQRLTPHQLATRMALLIWSSIPDDELLDAADAGELDTDEQVIAQTRRMLADPKARAIGENFGLQWLGLANFMTAVRPDDEVYPEFNEQLAGDLREEAIRMVWRLFSEDRSLLEVIDSDSIEINGRLASHYGVNLPDDSSWQRVKTNDRRRGGVITLGAVLMSSSYPRRTSPVLRGRWMLEEVLGDRVPPPPPGVPALDAVVAERPMTLRERLELHRQSPVCASCHDRMDPLGFGLENFDGLGRWRDKDGEADINATGKLPSGESFDGPEQLKQILMTRSSDFETHFVKKIVGFALGRALSSFDDCVIQDCRKALAANDHRASYVLETIVTSYPFQHRFFKAAESAAESDVQP
- a CDS encoding DUF1559 domain-containing protein gives rise to the protein MKNFRKARTGFTLVELLVVIAIIGVLVGLLLPAVQAAREAARRMSCSNNFKQLGLGLHNYHSAFKKLPKQSGGTYENPGNRNLQSFLIGLTPFIEQQAIWEMIANPRAVNHNGSAKSPVFPAMGPVPWDRNYTPWVTQIGTYRCPSDPNQPPANFEGFTNYAACIGDGIASNNHSCIDQNGLELGWCTPRRGSYNRGFFQTRYQTSFRDILDGLSNTIACGEILTDNGTLEVNSTVVNRGNDASFFITPSNCESTIDPLRPSFHVQGTNTNNWGSSQNKGMRWTDGRPVMTSVTTIMAPNKVSCAYSGDGSDGMFTVGSRHQGGAHVLMGDGAVKFITDSIEAGDKNANSPAWPVNTSTTPPGGQSPYGLWGALGTRDTRENVAVPD
- a CDS encoding ABC transporter permease subunit, with translation MYVFENPVLQRELLVNLRTNRAFLLLAVYQLLLAGVVLIAWPTDQRLDLTTNPPSAKKLVNIFFLGQYVIASLMAPSFAAGTITGEKERRTYEMLLASPLRPGAIVFGKMVASLTHLGMLILASLPIIVLCLPLGGVSVYEVLAAYLGLIVSVILFGAIGVFCSSYFSRTSSSLVVSYLLILPLVMGAVLFWWSLEGNGELRLKLAVLVVPAFVLSAVILMCASAAGRMLYPPDVGSEGKDVIDLEKESEQAVGLVIQPDQFPDRLFAPPKKQELMADGTNPVYDKEMHSEIFSQGTLMLRLVIQISMLLAIPLMGVFLFWMMDRCAWFSVYVIVFNMLVGPVFLAGSMTSERERETLDLLLTTSLTPWQILWGKFVVGFRISAVLTGFLLWPLLLGTALNTSFWSNWAAVIAMFAIVLAVCLVNAVVALTSSLFAKKTSIALLSTYVILLLLYVAPPTITTLMEILDFAPEQIMSAQWMGVTSPFSALFSIPLDENLKRNPDGDPANLGNLKVVLGYFAFSIVLIAAATAAMVARLRARRGLSE
- the epmB gene encoding EF-P beta-lysylation protein EpmB → MSRITQDDRLAANSPGDGLPTSPGNRVSAIPSVEILATSPGLVPMGCNSAKDDLADVVSWQVAMKRAIRSSAQLREALDLPAANSPDGESDFPTFVPLEFLRRMRHRDPNDPLLMQVMPISAEDDLDRPGFSSDPVGDMQALVAGGLLHKYGGRALVVTTGACGVHCRYCFRRQFPYSDAGSQNDNYRPAIEYLKKSISVDEVILSGGDPLTLTDAKLDALISKIESIPHVQRIRFHSRMPVVIPQRVTDALVDRLRQSRLTAWFVIHANHAAEIDYAVVAATNKLIDAGIPVLNQAVLLRGVNDNVETLAQLCTRLVDHRISPYYLHQLDRVQGAAHFEVSESTGRDLIDQLTKRLPGYAVPTYVVEQAGEASKTRLS